A part of Streptomyces sp. NBC_01235 genomic DNA contains:
- the ileS gene encoding isoleucine--tRNA ligase has translation MTQYRQVPAQVDLPALEHAVLDFWREQKIFTKSLEQSEGRPEWVFYEGPPTANGMPGAHHIEARVFKDVFPRFRTMRGYHVARKAGWDCHGLPVELAVEKELGFSGKKDIKEYGIADFNAKCRESVLRHTDAFSELTTRMGYWVDLDDAYVTMDPEYIESVWWSLKEIFNKGLLVQDHRVAPWCPRCGTGLSDHELAQGYETVVDPSVYVRFPLTSGPLAGQAALLVWTTTPWTLVSNTAVAAHPDVTYVVATDGEENLVVAEPLLAKALGEGWETTGQSFTGAEMERWSYQRPFELVEFPADVETHYVVNADYVTTEDGTGLVHQSPAFGEDDLKVCRSYGLPVVNPVRPDGTFEESVPMVGGIFFKKADEKLTEDLQQRGLLFKHIPYEHSYPHCWRCHTALIYYAQPSWYIRTTAVKDRLLQENEKTNWFPDTVKHGRFGDWLNNNIDWALSRSRYWGTPLPIWRCEDDHLTVVGSRAELTELTGTDQSELDPHRPFIDAVTFACPHDDCGRTATRVPEVIDAWYDSGSMPFAQWGYPYKNKDLFESRYPAQFISEAIDQTRGWFYTLMAVGTLVFDKSSYENVVCLGHILAEDGRKMSKHLGNILQPIPLMDQHGADAVRWFMAAGGSPWAARRVGHSTIQEVVRKTLLTYWNTVAFQALYARTSDWAPSEADPAPADRPVLDRWLLSELHALTDQVTQALEAYDTQRAGKLLSAFVDDLSNWYVRRSRRRFWQGDKAALRTLHEVVETVTKLMAPLTPFITERVWQDLIVPVTPGAPESVHLSSWPQADLSAIDPELSKQMVLVRRLVELGRATRAESGVKTRQPLQRALIAATGFDALSPELHMQITEELNVESLASLSEVGGSLVDTTAKANFRALGKRFGKRVQDVAKAVANADAAALSLALREGTASVEVDGETITLAPDEVIITETPREGWSVASDSGATVALDLEITEELRRAGLARDAIRLIQEARKNSGLDVADRIALRWTATDPATVDALDGHSALIADEVLATDFAQGEADDAYGAPFTDEGLTLTFRLRKA, from the coding sequence ATGACGCAGTACCGCCAGGTGCCCGCCCAGGTCGACCTGCCCGCCCTCGAGCACGCGGTGCTCGACTTCTGGCGCGAGCAGAAGATCTTTACCAAGAGCCTGGAGCAGTCCGAGGGCCGCCCCGAGTGGGTGTTCTACGAGGGCCCGCCCACCGCCAACGGCATGCCCGGCGCCCACCACATCGAGGCACGCGTCTTCAAGGACGTCTTCCCCCGCTTCCGCACCATGCGCGGCTACCACGTGGCCCGCAAGGCCGGCTGGGACTGCCACGGCCTCCCGGTGGAGCTGGCGGTCGAGAAGGAGCTCGGCTTCAGCGGCAAGAAGGACATCAAGGAGTACGGCATCGCCGACTTCAACGCCAAGTGCCGCGAGTCCGTGCTCCGCCACACCGACGCCTTCTCCGAGCTGACGACCCGCATGGGCTACTGGGTCGACCTCGACGACGCGTACGTCACGATGGACCCCGAGTACATCGAGTCGGTCTGGTGGTCGCTCAAGGAGATCTTCAACAAGGGCCTGCTGGTCCAGGACCACCGCGTCGCCCCCTGGTGCCCGCGCTGCGGCACCGGCCTCTCGGACCACGAGCTGGCGCAGGGCTACGAGACGGTCGTCGACCCCTCCGTGTACGTCCGTTTCCCCCTCACCTCCGGTCCGCTCGCCGGCCAGGCCGCCCTCCTGGTGTGGACGACGACCCCCTGGACGCTGGTCTCCAACACGGCCGTGGCCGCGCACCCCGACGTGACCTACGTCGTCGCGACCGACGGCGAGGAGAACCTCGTCGTCGCCGAGCCGCTGCTCGCCAAGGCACTCGGCGAGGGCTGGGAGACCACCGGCCAGTCCTTCACCGGCGCCGAAATGGAGCGCTGGTCCTACCAACGTCCGTTCGAGCTCGTGGAGTTCCCGGCCGACGTGGAGACGCACTACGTCGTCAACGCCGATTACGTCACCACCGAGGACGGCACGGGCCTGGTCCACCAGTCCCCCGCCTTCGGTGAGGACGACCTCAAGGTCTGCCGCTCCTACGGTCTGCCGGTGGTGAACCCGGTCCGCCCGGACGGCACCTTCGAGGAGTCCGTCCCCATGGTCGGCGGCATCTTCTTCAAGAAGGCGGACGAAAAGCTCACCGAGGACCTCCAGCAGCGCGGCCTCCTCTTCAAGCACATCCCGTACGAGCACAGCTACCCGCACTGCTGGCGCTGCCACACCGCGCTCATCTACTACGCGCAGCCGTCCTGGTACATCCGCACGACGGCCGTCAAGGACCGCCTCCTCCAGGAGAACGAGAAGACCAACTGGTTCCCGGACACGGTCAAGCACGGCCGTTTCGGCGACTGGCTGAACAACAACATCGACTGGGCGCTGTCCCGCAGCCGCTACTGGGGCACCCCGCTGCCGATCTGGCGCTGCGAGGACGACCACCTCACGGTCGTCGGTTCCCGCGCGGAGCTCACCGAACTGACCGGCACCGACCAGTCGGAGCTGGACCCGCACCGCCCGTTCATCGACGCGGTCACCTTCGCGTGCCCCCACGACGACTGCGGGCGGACGGCCACGCGCGTGCCGGAGGTCATCGACGCCTGGTACGACTCGGGTTCGATGCCGTTCGCGCAGTGGGGCTACCCGTACAAGAACAAGGACCTGTTCGAGTCCCGCTACCCGGCCCAGTTCATCTCCGAGGCCATCGACCAGACCCGCGGCTGGTTCTACACGCTGATGGCGGTCGGCACGCTGGTCTTCGACAAGTCCTCGTACGAGAACGTCGTCTGCCTGGGCCACATCCTCGCCGAGGACGGCCGCAAGATGTCCAAGCACCTGGGCAACATCCTGCAGCCGATCCCGCTGATGGACCAGCACGGCGCCGACGCGGTGCGCTGGTTCATGGCGGCCGGCGGCTCCCCGTGGGCGGCCCGCCGGGTGGGCCACAGCACCATCCAGGAGGTCGTCCGCAAGACGCTCCTGACGTACTGGAACACGGTCGCCTTCCAGGCCCTGTACGCCCGCACGTCCGACTGGGCGCCCAGCGAGGCCGACCCGGCACCGGCGGACCGGCCCGTCCTGGACCGCTGGCTGCTGTCCGAACTCCACGCCCTCACCGACCAGGTGACGCAGGCTCTGGAGGCGTACGACACCCAGCGCGCCGGCAAACTGCTCTCGGCGTTCGTCGACGACCTGTCCAACTGGTACGTCCGCCGTTCCCGACGCCGCTTCTGGCAGGGCGACAAGGCCGCTCTGCGCACGCTGCACGAGGTCGTCGAGACGGTCACGAAGCTGATGGCCCCGCTGACGCCGTTCATCACCGAGCGGGTCTGGCAGGACCTGATCGTGCCGGTCACCCCGGGCGCCCCGGAGTCCGTCCACCTTTCCTCCTGGCCGCAGGCGGACCTCTCCGCGATCGACCCGGAGCTGTCGAAGCAGATGGTCCTGGTCCGCCGCCTGGTGGAGCTGGGCCGCGCCACGCGCGCGGAGTCGGGCGTCAAGACCCGCCAGCCGCTGCAGCGCGCGCTCATCGCGGCCACCGGCTTCGACGCCCTCTCCCCCGAGCTGCACATGCAGATCACGGAGGAGCTGAACGTCGAGTCCCTGGCGTCGCTGAGCGAGGTCGGCGGCTCCCTGGTCGACACCACCGCCAAGGCCAACTTCCGGGCGCTGGGCAAGCGGTTCGGCAAGCGCGTCCAGGACGTCGCCAAGGCCGTCGCGAACGCCGACGCGGCCGCGCTGTCCCTCGCCCTGCGTGAGGGCACGGCGTCCGTGGAGGTCGACGGCGAGACGATCACCCTCGCCCCCGACGAGGTGATCATCACGGAGACCCCACGCGAGGGCTGGTCGGTCGCCTCCGACTCCGGTGCCACGGTCGCCCTCGACCTGGAGATCACCGAGGAGCTGCGACGCGCGGGCCTGGCCCGCGACGCGATCCGCCTGATCCAGGAGGCCCGTAAGAACAGTGGCCTCGACGTCGCCGACCGCATCGCGCTGCGCTGGACGGCGACGGACCCGGCCACCGTCGACGCCCTGGACGGCCACTCCGCCCTGATCGCCGACGAGGTCCTGGCCACGGACTTCGCCCAGGGCGAGGCGGACGACGCCTACGGCGCCCCGTTCACCGACGAGGGCCTGACGCTGACGTTCCGCCTGCGCAAGGCGTAG
- a CDS encoding DivIVA domain-containing protein: MPLTPEDVRNKQFTTVRLREGYDEDEVDAFLDEVEAELTRLLRENEDLRAKLAAATRAAAQNQQNMRKPPEQDQQQGGMQQQGGMQQGGMQQGGMQGGMQQQGMPQQGMPPQGMPQQGMRGPGGPVPAGISGPPQQQMGGPMGGPPQLPSGAPQLPAGPGGGQGGPQGPGPMGQGPMGQGPMGQGPMGGQPPMQQQMGGPMGGPMGGPMGGPGQGPGGDSAARVLSLAQQTADQAIAEARSEANKIVGEARSRAEGLERDARAKADALERDAQEKHRVAMGSLESARATLERKVEDLRGFEREYRTRLKSYLESQLRQLETQADDSLAPPRTPATASLPPSPAPSMAPAGASAPSYGGNPGMGAPSQAAPSYGGQQQMSPAMTQPMAPVRPQGPSPMGQAPSPMRGFLIDEDDN; encoded by the coding sequence ATGCCGTTGACCCCCGAGGACGTGCGGAACAAGCAGTTCACGACCGTCCGCCTCCGAGAAGGCTATGACGAGGACGAGGTCGATGCCTTCCTCGACGAGGTCGAAGCCGAACTGACCCGCCTGCTAAGGGAGAACGAGGACCTGCGCGCCAAACTGGCCGCGGCCACGCGTGCTGCTGCCCAGAACCAGCAGAACATGCGCAAGCCTCCGGAGCAGGACCAGCAGCAGGGCGGCATGCAGCAGCAGGGCGGCATGCAGCAAGGCGGCATGCAGCAAGGCGGCATGCAGGGCGGTATGCAGCAGCAGGGCATGCCCCAGCAGGGGATGCCTCCGCAGGGGATGCCGCAGCAGGGCATGCGAGGTCCCGGCGGCCCGGTGCCCGCCGGAATATCGGGCCCGCCGCAGCAGCAGATGGGTGGCCCCATGGGTGGCCCGCCCCAGCTGCCGAGCGGTGCCCCGCAGCTGCCCGCCGGTCCCGGCGGTGGTCAGGGTGGTCCGCAGGGTCCCGGCCCGATGGGTCAGGGTCCGATGGGCCAGGGCCCCATGGGTCAGGGTCCCATGGGCGGCCAGCCCCCCATGCAGCAGCAGATGGGTGGTCCGATGGGCGGCCCCATGGGCGGTCCGATGGGCGGCCCCGGTCAGGGCCCCGGTGGCGACAGCGCCGCCCGTGTCCTCTCGCTGGCTCAGCAGACCGCCGACCAGGCGATCGCCGAGGCCCGTTCCGAGGCCAACAAGATCGTCGGCGAGGCGCGTTCGCGTGCCGAGGGTCTCGAGCGTGACGCCCGTGCCAAGGCCGACGCCCTGGAGCGGGACGCGCAGGAGAAGCACCGCGTCGCCATGGGCTCCCTGGAGTCCGCCCGCGCGACGTTGGAGCGCAAGGTCGAGGACCTGCGTGGCTTCGAGCGCGAGTACCGTACGCGCCTGAAGTCCTACCTCGAGTCCCAGCTGCGCCAGCTGGAGACCCAGGCGGACGACTCCCTCGCCCCGCCGCGCACCCCGGCCACGGCCTCGCTGCCGCCGTCCCCGGCGCCCTCGATGGCTCCGGCCGGCGCGAGCGCCCCGTCCTACGGCGGCAACCCGGGCATGGGCGCCCCGAGCCAGGCCGCTCCGTCCTACGGCGGTCAGCAGCAGATGTCTCCGGCGATGACCCAGCCGATGGCGCCGGTGCGGCCGCAGGGCCCCTCCCCGATGGGCCAGGCTCCCTCGCCGATGCGCGGCTTCCTCATCGACGAGGATGACAACTGA
- a CDS encoding YggT family protein: protein MSVVLDVVYIALMVFLIVLIFRLVMDYVFQFARSWQPGKAMVVVLEATYTVTDPPLKLLRRVIPPLRLGGVALDLSFFVLMIIVYILISIVSRL, encoded by the coding sequence ATGAGCGTGGTCCTGGATGTCGTCTACATCGCGCTGATGGTCTTCCTCATCGTGCTCATCTTCCGGTTGGTCATGGACTACGTCTTCCAGTTCGCCCGCTCATGGCAGCCCGGCAAGGCGATGGTGGTCGTTCTGGAGGCCACCTACACTGTCACCGATCCACCGCTCAAGCTTCTGCGGCGGGTCATCCCGCCGTTGCGTCTCGGGGGCGTGGCGCTCGACCTGTCCTTCTTCGTACTGATGATCATCGTCTACATCCTGATCTCGATCGTGAGCCGGCTGTGA
- a CDS encoding cell division protein SepF has translation MAGAMRKMAVYLGLVEDDGYDGRGFDPDDDFEPELDPEPERDHRRHEPAHQSHGAHQSQRDEEVRIVQPPAPREPVARSASLAAESGRPARIAPVASITQERQSLEKNAPVIMPKVVSEREPYRITTLHPRTYNEARTIGEHFREGTPVIMNLTEMDDTDAKRLVDFAAGLVFGLHGSIERVTQKVFLLSPANVDVTAEDKARIAEGGFFNQS, from the coding sequence ATGGCCGGCGCGATGCGCAAGATGGCGGTCTACCTCGGCCTCGTGGAGGACGATGGGTACGACGGCCGGGGTTTCGACCCCGACGACGACTTCGAACCCGAGCTCGACCCTGAGCCCGAGCGGGACCACCGGCGGCACGAGCCGGCACATCAGTCCCACGGTGCACACCAGTCCCAAAGGGACGAAGAGGTGCGAATCGTGCAGCCGCCCGCGCCGCGTGAACCGGTGGCCCGATCCGCTTCGCTCGCCGCGGAATCCGGGCGTCCGGCGCGCATCGCGCCCGTGGCATCCATCACACAAGAACGTCAGTCCCTGGAGAAGAACGCACCGGTGATCATGCCCAAGGTCGTGTCGGAACGAGAGCCGTACCGGATCACCACACTTCACCCCCGGACCTACAACGAGGCCCGTACCATCGGGGAACACTTCCGTGAGGGCACCCCGGTGATCATGAATCTGACTGAGATGGATGACACAGACGCGAAGCGACTTGTCGACTTTGCGGCCGGTTTGGTGTTTGGTCTTCACGGCAGCATCGAGCGGGTGACGCAGAAGGTGTTCCTGTTGTCGCCTGCTAACGTCGATGTCACGGCGGAGGACAAGGCCCGCATCGCAGAGGGCGGGTTCTTCAACCAGAGCTGA
- a CDS encoding YggS family pyridoxal phosphate-dependent enzyme: MADRKDELAGNLAKVEERIAAACAAAGRKREEVTLIVVTKTYPASDVRILSELGVRHVAENKDQDAAPKAADCSDLPLQWHFVGQLQTNKVRSVVGYADVVQSVDRARLVTALSKEAVRAGRAVGCLIQVALDAGLSERGERGGVAPGGIEELAALVAGSPGLRLDGLMTVAPLTGKYAGRQRAAFGRLMDLSTDLRRAHPAANMVSAGMSADLEEAVAAGATHVRVGTAVLGVRPRLG; the protein is encoded by the coding sequence ATGGCAGACCGTAAGGACGAACTCGCCGGAAACCTGGCGAAGGTGGAGGAGCGCATCGCCGCCGCGTGCGCGGCCGCCGGTCGCAAGCGGGAGGAGGTGACCCTGATCGTGGTCACCAAGACCTACCCGGCGAGCGACGTGCGGATCCTGTCGGAACTCGGTGTGCGCCATGTCGCCGAGAACAAGGACCAGGACGCGGCGCCCAAGGCGGCCGACTGCTCCGACCTGCCGCTTCAGTGGCACTTCGTCGGTCAGTTGCAGACCAACAAGGTGCGATCCGTGGTCGGTTACGCGGATGTGGTGCAGTCGGTCGACCGGGCCAGGCTGGTGACGGCACTGTCGAAGGAGGCCGTGCGGGCCGGGCGCGCGGTGGGCTGCCTGATCCAGGTGGCCCTCGACGCCGGGCTGAGCGAGCGGGGTGAGCGGGGCGGCGTGGCCCCCGGCGGCATCGAGGAGTTGGCCGCTCTGGTCGCCGGCTCCCCGGGGCTGCGGCTCGACGGCCTGATGACGGTCGCACCCCTGACCGGGAAGTACGCGGGGCGCCAACGGGCGGCGTTCGGCCGGTTGATGGATTTGTCGACTGACCTGCGCCGAGCCCATCCGGCTGCGAACATGGTGTCGGCAGGGATGAGTGCGGACCTCGAGGAGGCCGTGGCGGCCGGAGCGACACATGTACGCGTCGGCACTGCGGTACTCGGAGTCCGCCCCAGGCTCGGGTAA
- the pgeF gene encoding peptidoglycan editing factor PgeF, which translates to MIGQRESVSGAHFVFTDRWGGVSAAPYEELNLGGAVGDDPEAVRTNRELAAKSLGLDPGRVVWMNQVHGNDVAEVEGPWTTSHTPPVDGLVTATRGLALAVLTADCVPVLLADPVAGVVAAAHAGRPGMVKGIVPAAIDAMESLGADPSRIVARTGPAVCGRCYEVPEAMRAEVTAVEPAAHAETSWGTPAVDVTAGVHAQLDRLGVHDREPSPVCTRESKDHFSYRRDRSTGRLAGYVWLD; encoded by the coding sequence GTGATAGGACAGCGCGAGAGCGTGAGCGGCGCGCACTTCGTCTTCACCGACCGGTGGGGCGGGGTGAGCGCCGCTCCGTATGAGGAGCTCAACCTCGGCGGAGCGGTCGGCGACGACCCCGAGGCCGTACGAACCAACCGCGAGCTGGCCGCCAAGTCGCTGGGGCTCGACCCCGGCCGGGTGGTCTGGATGAACCAGGTGCACGGCAACGACGTCGCCGAGGTCGAGGGGCCGTGGACCACCTCGCACACCCCGCCGGTCGACGGCCTGGTGACCGCGACGCGCGGACTCGCCCTCGCCGTGCTGACCGCCGACTGCGTGCCGGTGCTGCTCGCCGACCCGGTCGCCGGAGTGGTGGCCGCGGCCCACGCCGGGCGCCCCGGCATGGTCAAGGGGATCGTGCCCGCCGCGATCGACGCGATGGAGTCGCTCGGCGCCGACCCCTCCCGGATCGTCGCCCGCACCGGACCCGCCGTCTGCGGCCGGTGCTACGAGGTGCCGGAGGCGATGCGCGCCGAGGTGACCGCCGTCGAGCCGGCCGCACACGCCGAGACGAGCTGGGGCACTCCCGCGGTCGACGTGACCGCCGGGGTGCACGCGCAGCTCGACCGGCTCGGGGTGCACGACCGGGAGCCGTCGCCGGTGTGCACACGGGAGTCGAAGGATCACTTCTCATATCGACGCGACCGCTCCACAGGGCGACTCGCGGGATATGTCTGGCTGGACTGA
- the ftsZ gene encoding cell division protein FtsZ: MAAPQNYLAVIKVIGVGGGGVNAINRMIEVGLKGVEFIAINTDAQALLMSDADVKLDVGRELTRGLGAGANPAVGRKAAEDHREEIEEVLKGADMVFVTAGEGGGTGTGGAPVVANIARSLGALTIGVVTRPFTFEGRRRANQAEDGIAELREEVDTLIVIPNDRLLSISDRQVSVLDAFKSADQVLLSGVQGITDLITTPGLINLDFADVKSVMSEAGSALMGIGSARGDDRAVAAAEMAISSPLLEASIDGARGVLLSISGGSDLGLFEINEAAQLVSEAAHPEANIIFGAVIDDALGDEVRVTVIAAGFDGGQPPARRETVMGSSSASARRDEPTPVRQPESRPSFGSLGSVTPKEEPEPAPEPVADLPVAPPVPSSRTYSDSAAEELDVPDFLK; this comes from the coding sequence GTGGCAGCACCGCAGAACTACCTCGCAGTCATCAAAGTCATCGGTGTCGGCGGCGGTGGTGTCAATGCCATCAACCGGATGATCGAGGTCGGTCTCAAGGGCGTCGAGTTCATCGCCATCAACACCGACGCGCAGGCGCTGTTGATGAGCGACGCCGACGTCAAGCTCGACGTCGGCCGCGAACTGACCCGCGGACTCGGCGCCGGCGCCAACCCGGCCGTCGGCCGTAAGGCCGCAGAGGACCACCGCGAGGAGATCGAGGAGGTCCTCAAGGGGGCCGACATGGTCTTCGTGACGGCCGGTGAAGGCGGAGGCACCGGCACCGGCGGCGCGCCCGTCGTGGCCAACATCGCCCGCTCCCTGGGCGCCCTCACCATCGGCGTGGTCACCCGCCCGTTCACCTTCGAGGGCCGGCGCCGCGCCAACCAGGCCGAGGACGGCATCGCCGAACTCCGGGAAGAGGTCGACACCCTCATCGTCATCCCCAACGACCGACTGCTGTCCATCTCGGACCGCCAGGTCTCGGTCCTGGACGCCTTCAAGTCGGCCGACCAGGTCCTGCTCTCCGGTGTCCAGGGCATCACCGACCTGATCACCACCCCCGGTCTGATCAACCTCGACTTCGCCGACGTCAAGTCGGTCATGTCCGAGGCCGGCTCGGCCCTCATGGGCATCGGCTCGGCCCGCGGCGACGACCGCGCGGTGGCCGCCGCCGAGATGGCGATCTCCTCGCCGCTCCTGGAGGCCTCCATCGACGGCGCCCGGGGCGTCCTGCTCTCCATCTCCGGCGGCTCCGACCTCGGCCTGTTCGAGATCAACGAGGCCGCCCAGCTGGTCAGCGAGGCGGCCCACCCGGAGGCCAACATCATCTTCGGCGCGGTCATCGACGACGCGCTCGGCGACGAGGTCCGGGTCACGGTCATCGCGGCCGGCTTCGACGGGGGGCAGCCCCCGGCCCGCCGGGAGACCGTCATGGGTTCGTCCTCGGCCTCGGCCCGCCGCGACGAGCCCACTCCGGTACGGCAGCCCGAGAGCCGCCCGTCCTTCGGCTCGCTCGGCAGCGTGACGCCGAAGGAGGAGCCGGAGCCGGCGCCCGAGCCGGTGGCCGACCTTCCGGTCGCCCCGCCGGTGCCGTCGTCGCGGACCTACTCGGACAGCGCGGCCGAGGAACTGGACGTACCGGACTTCCTGAAGTGA
- a CDS encoding cell division protein FtsQ/DivIB codes for MAGSATAERGARQRESSGPPLVRRLGPRRLRMIIVLALVVVLLGAGTAWVLYGSRWLRVERVTVSGTNVLTPQQVREAADVPVGSPLISVDTDAIEARLRAELPRIDSVDVVRSWPHGIGLKVTERTPVLLVQKGSNFVEVDDEGVRFATVSEAPKGLPLLEVTVSSSRSAAASLRRFGEGRLVREAVKAAGSLPAAVARDTRLVKVRSYDDISLELSDGRTVAWGSSEKGAAKSRALTALMKAAPTARHFDVSAPTAPASSGS; via the coding sequence GTGGCCGGATCCGCCACCGCCGAGCGCGGGGCACGCCAGCGGGAGTCGTCCGGCCCGCCTCTCGTCCGGCGGTTGGGGCCACGCCGGCTTCGTATGATCATCGTTCTCGCGTTGGTCGTCGTGCTCCTCGGTGCGGGCACCGCCTGGGTGCTGTACGGCTCGCGGTGGCTGCGGGTGGAGCGCGTCACGGTCTCCGGTACGAACGTGCTGACACCGCAACAGGTGCGCGAAGCCGCCGACGTACCGGTCGGATCGCCGTTGATTTCCGTCGACACGGATGCGATCGAGGCCCGACTCCGGGCGGAACTGCCCCGAATCGACTCGGTTGACGTGGTCCGTTCGTGGCCCCATGGGATCGGCCTGAAGGTGACCGAGCGTACGCCGGTTCTGCTCGTCCAAAAGGGGTCGAACTTCGTGGAAGTGGACGACGAAGGCGTCCGTTTCGCCACGGTTTCCGAGGCGCCGAAAGGTCTTCCGCTTCTGGAAGTGACCGTTTCCTCCTCGCGTTCGGCCGCCGCGAGCCTGCGCCGCTTCGGCGAGGGCCGGCTGGTGCGGGAGGCGGTGAAGGCCGCCGGCTCCCTTCCCGCCGCCGTCGCGCGGGACACCCGGCTGGTCAAGGTCCGTTCCTACGACGACATCTCGCTGGAGTTGAGCGACGGCCGCACGGTCGCGTGGGGCAGCTCCGAGAAGGGTGCCGCGAAGAGTCGCGCACTCACCGCTCTCATGAAAGCCGCCCCGACCGCACGGCACTTCGATGTCAGCGCTCCCACCGCCCCTGCGTCATCAGGGAGTTGA
- the murG gene encoding undecaprenyldiphospho-muramoylpentapeptide beta-N-acetylglucosaminyltransferase, which translates to MHVVLAGGGTAGHIEPALALADALRRQDPSVGITALGTERGLETTLVPQRGYELALIPAVPLPRKPTPELITVPGRLRGTIKAAEQILERTKADCVVGFGGYVALPGYLAAKRLGVPIVVHEANARPGLANKIGSRYAARVAVSTPDSKLRDARYIGIPLRRSIATLDRAAMRPEARHMFGLDPNLPTLLVSGGSQGARRLNEVVQQVAPWLQQAGIQILHAVGPKNELPHVQQMPGMPPYVPVPYVDRMDLAYAAADMMLCRAGAMTVAELSAVGLPAAYVPLPIGNGEQRLNAQPVVKAGGGLLVDDADLTPEWVRETVLPVLADPHRLYEMSRAASEFGRRDADELLVGMVYEAIAAGRAHR; encoded by the coding sequence GTGCATGTCGTACTCGCTGGTGGGGGGACCGCCGGCCACATCGAGCCCGCGCTCGCCCTCGCGGACGCCCTGCGCAGGCAGGACCCCAGTGTGGGGATCACGGCCCTGGGCACGGAGCGCGGCCTGGAGACCACGCTCGTTCCGCAGCGGGGGTACGAGCTCGCGCTGATCCCCGCCGTGCCGCTGCCGCGCAAGCCCACCCCCGAGCTGATCACCGTCCCGGGCCGGCTGCGCGGCACGATCAAGGCCGCCGAGCAGATTCTGGAGCGCACCAAGGCGGACTGTGTCGTCGGCTTCGGCGGTTACGTGGCCCTGCCCGGCTACCTCGCCGCCAAGCGCCTGGGTGTGCCGATCGTGGTCCACGAGGCCAACGCCCGGCCCGGACTGGCCAACAAGATCGGCTCGCGCTACGCGGCCCGGGTCGCCGTCTCCACGCCCGACAGCAAGCTCCGGGACGCCCGCTACATCGGCATCCCGCTGCGCCGCTCCATCGCCACCCTGGACCGCGCCGCCATGCGCCCCGAGGCCCGGCACATGTTCGGGCTCGACCCGAACCTGCCCACGCTGCTGGTCTCCGGCGGCTCGCAGGGCGCGCGCCGCCTCAACGAGGTCGTCCAGCAGGTCGCGCCCTGGCTCCAGCAGGCCGGTATCCAGATCCTGCACGCGGTCGGCCCGAAGAACGAACTGCCGCATGTACAGCAGATGCCGGGAATGCCCCCCTATGTCCCGGTACCGTACGTGGACCGGATGGACCTCGCGTACGCCGCGGCCGACATGATGCTCTGCCGCGCGGGCGCGATGACCGTCGCCGAACTCTCCGCCGTCGGGCTCCCGGCCGCCTACGTTCCGCTGCCCATCGGCAACGGCGAACAGCGGCTGAACGCCCAGCCGGTGGTCAAGGCGGGCGGCGGGCTGCTGGTCGACGACGCGGATCTGACCCCCGAGTGGGTCCGGGAGACCGTCCTGCCCGTCCTCGCCGACCCGCACCGGCTGTACGAGATGTCCCGCGCCGCAAGTGAGTTCGGCCGCCGGGACGCCGACGAACTGCTCGTCGGCATGGTGTACGAGGCGATCGCCGCCGGCCGCGCGCACCGTTAG